The Chloroflexota bacterium nucleotide sequence TATAGCAAGTATCCCGGTCGAACGCAACCGAGTGGCAACCCGCTCAAACGTTACGGGTGCACAATCTTCAGCGTATTTTTTCGGGGAATAGTGCCGATGCCACGGACGTTTCACTTGGTGAACCGACACGGGCAGGACGCACAATGACGGGCACACGGACCCGAGCGCAGGCTGCCGACATCGGTGCAGCGGAGAGAAGAAAGACGACCATGGCTGACGAGAAGACTGGCGTCCTCTGGGACGCGATCATTATCGGTTCTGGGCCGGCTGGCTGGACGGCCGCGATCTATGCCGCCCGGGCGACCCTCAAGACCCTCGTGTTCACCGGCCTGGAGCGCGGCGGCCTGCCCGGTGGTCAGCTCATGCTGACCACCGAGGTCGAGAACTATCCCGGCTTCCGCAACGGCATCATGGGGCCGGAGCTGATGGAGGAGATGCGCGAGCAGGCCGTCCGCTTCGGCACGCAGCTGGTCGAGGACGACGTGGCGAGCGTCGACTTCTCCCGCCGGCCGTTCACGCTGACCGCCGAGGATGGCCAGGAGTACAAGGGCCGCGCCGTCATCATCGCGACCGGGGCGTCGGCGCTCTGGCTGGGCCTGGACAGCGAGAAGCGGCTCCAGGGACGTGGCGTCTCGGCCTGCGCCACCTGCGACGGCTTCTTCTTCAAGGGGAAGGATGTCGTGGTGGTCGGCGGCGGCGACACCGCGATGGAGGAGGCCAGCTTCCTCACCAACTACGCCACCAGAGTGACGGTGGTGCATCGTCGGAACGAGCTGCGGGCCTCGAAGATCATGCAGGAGCGGGCGTTTCGCAACTCGAAGATCGAGTTCGTGTGGGACAGCGCCGTGGTTGACGTGCTGGGCGAGCACGGTGTGGAAGGCGTGCGGCTGAAGAACCTCAAGTCCGGCGACGAGTCGGAGCTGAAGACGGACGGCCTGTTCATCGCCATCGGCCACAAGCCGAATACGGAACTGTTCGCCGGCAAGCTCGACATGGACCCGAACGGCTACATCATTCAGCACGACCGCACCGAGACCAACATCCCCGGCGTCTTCGCGGCGGGCGACGTCTCGGACACGCGCTACCGCCAGGCGGTCACGGCGGCCGGCGACGGCTGCCGCGCAGCCCTCGACGCCGAGCACTTCCTGACCGGCGAGGTGGCGCTCGACTGGGGCCACGCCGAGGCCGAAGCCGCCAAGGCGTAGGCCCGCCACGGCGTCAGTCCGCCACGGCGTCAGTCCGCCACGGCGCAGGCGCGCCCCACCCGTCTCAAGACTGCTGCGGGCCGCTCTTCAGCGCCCCCGCTCCGATCACCGGAGCGGGGGCGTTGCACGTTGCCGGACGCGCACCGTGCTGGCGCGTTGCCTGACGAACTCAGAAACTGTTCGCTTGCGAGCATCCTCTGACGAGGGCGCATGGTACAGTGAGATTGCAGCGTCAAGCGCCAGAACGAGAGCGGTGGTCGTGAGTCAGGCCAACGATGGGATCGGTTCGTCCTGCCAGCGCGTCCGAGCGAGCAGGACCGTCGCCGGTAGCTACCTTCGGATTCGGGTGAGCCGCGCATCATGACTGACGCCCCCCGAGCACATCCGCCCGGCTCTCACGGGTTTCCCGAGTCGGACGCGCCGACCGGGCAGCTCAGGCCACCGCAGCGCCTCGCCATCGAAGTGTTCGGCGAGACGAACCCTGGCCGGGTCCGCCCCGGCAACGAAGACAACCTGACCTGGGAAGACCCTGCCGCCAGCGAGGCGCGCACGCACGGGACGCTGCTGGTCGTCTCGGATGGCATGGGGGGGCACGCGGCCGGCGAGGTCGCCAGCGAGATCGCCGTGCGGACGGTCCGCGGCCGCTTCTACCAGAGTCGCTCGCTGCCGGTCGGCGACGCGATCCGCGAGGCGATCACCGTCGCCAACGATGCGATCTACCAGGCGGCGCAGCGTCACCGCGAACAGGCCGGCATGGGCTGCACCGTGGTGGCGATGGTGGTGCACGACGGCGATCTGACCGTCGGGCACGTTGGCGACAGTCGCGGCTACCTGATTCGCGGCGGACGAGCCACGCAGTTGACGCTTGACCACTCCTGGGTAGCGATGCAGGTGAAGGAAGGCATCCTCACGCCCGAGCAGGCCGAGCATCACCCGAACCGCAGCGTCCTGCTGCGCGCGCTCGGACGGCAGCCGGGCGTTGAGGCTGACGTCTCGCAGGTGCAGCTCCAGGCCGGCGACATCCTGCTGCTGTGCTCGGACGGATTGACCGGCATGGTCTCCGACGCCGAGATTGCCGAACAAGCCGTCCGCGTCCCGGCTCGCGAGCTGCCACACCAGTTGATCGAGCTGGCGAACGCCCGCGGCGCGCCCGACAACGTGACGGTGCTGATCGGGCACATCGTGCCTGCCGATGGCGCGGCGGCAACTCCCGTGCTGGACGACCGCACCACCACGCTGTTGGCCGGCCCAGCCGGCTCGCGGCTCCAGAGCCCGGACGCTGCTCCTGGCAACATGCCGACGGACCGCCTGCGTCCGCGAGGACCGGCGGCCCCGGCGGACCAGACCGTTCCGCTCGGCGTCCCAGCACCAGCTGCCGGTGGCGCAGCCGGCCCGGGCGCGACAGCCGGCGGATCGCCGCGCGGCCGGCCGGTGGTCAGGGCACGCTCGACGAGCGTGCAGACGGCCGGCGGACTGTCGGAGTTGAGTCGTGGACGCGGGCGCTGGATCGCTGGAGCGCTGGCCGCCTTTGGGCTGGCGGCCGGGCTGATCCTGATCTCCCTGTTCCAGCTCACCCGAGACAGCAGCCCGCCCACGGCGGCCTCGACGAGCGCCGCTGCCCAGGCCACTGCAGCCCCGCCCGCGGCGGCCCAGCCCACCGCCGTGCCCACGGTGCCGCCGCCGATCTCGTCGCAGCTACCGGCAGCCCAGGCAACCGTGACCACGCCCCCACAGCCCGGCATCCCGACCATCAGCGCGATGCTGCCAACCCCACCGGCAAGCGTGGCCACGCCAGCGCCCTCGCCCAATGCAGTCGGCAGCCCGGCCCCACCCCTCCAGATCCTGCCGCCGTCGCTGGCGACCGCGCAGACGATCCTGACGCCCGTCCTTCCGTCGATTCCAGGGAAGCCGCGCACCGGCGAAGCGCCCTCGACATCGGCGGACGCGCCGAACGCTGGCGCCACCAGCCCAGACAGCGGCGCACCCGCGACGGTCACGCCGGCCGATGAAGGCGCCCCTGCCGAGGCCACCCCGGCCGACGCGCCACGCACGTCCGAGCTGTGCGCGCGGCTGATCCAGGTATCCCGCGAGGCCGCCACACGAGCCGGGTGCCGCCCGAGCGACAACGAGAGTGGGCACTAACCCGCCGGTTATTCTGAGCAGACCGACCCTTGCGGCGGGCTCAGGGCAGGGCCTGCGAGCGCAGCGAAGAATCTCAGGTGCTGGCCGTCAATCCTCACGTCAACAGGTGAGATGCCACTCTGTCATCGGCCGGCAGCGTCTGCCTGTCAGCGTTCGCGTCAGCGGGTGAGATGCCACCCTGTCATCGGCCGGCAGCATCTGCCGGTCAGCGTTCGCGTCAGCGGGTGAGATGCCACCCTGTCATCGGCCGGCGCGTCTGCCTGTCAGCGTTCGCGTCAGCGGGTGAGGTCCTTCGCTTCGCTCAGGATGACAACTGCAACTTGCACGCTTTCACCCCATCACTCCCACGATCCACGATCCACGATCCACGATCCACGATCCACGATCCACGATCCACGATCCACGATCCACGATCCACGATCCACGACCCACGACCCACGACCCACGACCCACGACCCACGACCCACGACCCACGACCCACGACCCACGACCCACGAGTTTGACGCCGCGCGCGTCTCCCGCTACCGTTCCTCGATCCGACGAAGGGGTACGGGATGAAGATCACTGGCGTGCGGACGCGCCTCTACGAGTTCACCGCCGCGCGAGCGCTCGGCGATGCCAACCTGCCAACCGGCAGCAACAAGGCCAACGGGCTGGCCGTCTTTCTCGACACGGACGAGGGCCTGACCGGCTGCATCACCGGCAGTCCGGCCGCGCGCGGATCGATCCACAGCCTCGCTGAGAACTTGCTCGTCGGGCAGGATCCACGCGGCGTGCGCGGCCTCTGGAAGCGGATGGTCGATGCCGTCTTCAAGGGTGGCAATCGCGGGGCGATCACCAGCGCGATCTCGGCCCTCGATATCTGCCTCTGGGACTTGAAGGCCAAGATCAACAGCGAGCCGCTCTGGCGGACGCTCGGGGCGTCGGTGCCGAAGGTCAAGGCGTACGCCAGCGGCATCGACATGAACCTGACCGATGTCGAGATCACGGCGTTCTACAGCAGCCTCGCGGCGCGCGGCGTCCACGCCGGCAAGCTGAAGGTCGGCGTGGACCACGATGCTGACGAGCGCCGGCTGGCCCTGATGGAGGAGGCGCTCGCCACGTCGAAGAAGCGCCCGTTGCTGATGATCGACTCCAACGAGTACTGGTCTCCGAAGCAGGCGATCCGACGCATCAGCCAGCTTGAGGAGCGGTTCGACCTGACGTGGGTCGAGGAGCCGGCCCGCCGCTGGGACTACCGGGGCCTGCGACAGGTCTCACGGGCAATCAAGGCGGCGGTGGCGACCGGCGAGAACCTCCACGAGATCGGCGACTTCATGGCCCTGATCGACCAGGAAGCCGTAGACATCGTGCAGGTCGGCTCGAACACCTCGGGGATCACCGGCGCGATGTACGTCGCGGACGTGGCCTACGGTTTCGAGCTGCCGGTGGCCGTGATGAACTGCCCTGGCAACTTCATGGCCCACGTCGCAGCCGCCCTGCCAAACCACAGCATGATGGAAGTGGTGGAGGCCGGCCGCGAGGTCTGCTTCACGGTCGATCAGCGGATCGAGGACGGCTACATCGTCCTTGGCGAGACGCCGGGCATCGGCATGGTCTTCGACGAGGAGAAGCTGAAGGCGCTGGAGGTCGAGTCGCTGACGCCGGGCGTCACGCTTGGCAGTTGGGGCCGTCGGCGCGGCGGCGGCCTGTTCGTGGTGCCGCCGGAGGAGCAGGACGACCTGCACCTGTAGCCACTCGTCAGCCGACAATCGCAGGGGTGCTGAGGGCTCGCCGTCATCCCGACCGGAGCGACGAAGGAGCGCAACACACCCGTCATCCCGACCGGAGCGAGGAACGAGCGCAACACACCCGTCATCCCGACCGGAGCGGCGAAGGAGCGGAGTGGAGGGATCCTCCTCAAGCATGCAGACGGCTCACGGGGAAGATCCTTCGACGACGCTCGTTCCTCGCTTCGCTCAGAATGACATTGCATCTTGCAAGATTTGCACAGGACGCCTGCTCATCTGTCCCTGAAGCCGTGTGCCGACGAACCCGGACCGGCAGAGGGAGGCCAGCGTTTGCGCGAACCTACGCCTCCAGCACGATCACCTCGAAGGTGTCCAGGCGCGGCAGCGTCAGGCGCGTGCGGTCGCCATCCCGGGTGAGCGACAGGTCCACACCCGCGACCAGCGCCCGGGCGCCTGTCGGCTGCGACCCGCCAACGGCCAGTGACAGCCCTATCTCGAAGATCGGCAGCGGATCGTGGAACGAGCGGTCCTGGTGGCCCGAATGGTTGATCAGGTGGACGACCTGCTCGCCACTCGGCCGCCTCGAGACCACGACCTCCACCTGCGGCGGCGACTGCGCCTCGACCTGTCGGCCGCCCGCGACCGTCGCCACAGCCTGCGCCAGCAGTGCCCGATGCTCTGGCAGGCTGTGGTCGAAGAACAGGAGATCGACGGGCCAGGTGAAGTACGCCGTCCGCCCCTTGCCGTACGCGTAGTGGAGCAGGCCA carries:
- the trxB gene encoding thioredoxin-disulfide reductase produces the protein MADEKTGVLWDAIIIGSGPAGWTAAIYAARATLKTLVFTGLERGGLPGGQLMLTTEVENYPGFRNGIMGPELMEEMREQAVRFGTQLVEDDVASVDFSRRPFTLTAEDGQEYKGRAVIIATGASALWLGLDSEKRLQGRGVSACATCDGFFFKGKDVVVVGGGDTAMEEASFLTNYATRVTVVHRRNELRASKIMQERAFRNSKIEFVWDSAVVDVLGEHGVEGVRLKNLKSGDESELKTDGLFIAIGHKPNTELFAGKLDMDPNGYIIQHDRTETNIPGVFAAGDVSDTRYRQAVTAAGDGCRAALDAEHFLTGEVALDWGHAEAEAAKA
- a CDS encoding Stp1/IreP family PP2C-type Ser/Thr phosphatase, translated to MTDAPRAHPPGSHGFPESDAPTGQLRPPQRLAIEVFGETNPGRVRPGNEDNLTWEDPAASEARTHGTLLVVSDGMGGHAAGEVASEIAVRTVRGRFYQSRSLPVGDAIREAITVANDAIYQAAQRHREQAGMGCTVVAMVVHDGDLTVGHVGDSRGYLIRGGRATQLTLDHSWVAMQVKEGILTPEQAEHHPNRSVLLRALGRQPGVEADVSQVQLQAGDILLLCSDGLTGMVSDAEIAEQAVRVPARELPHQLIELANARGAPDNVTVLIGHIVPADGAAATPVLDDRTTTLLAGPAGSRLQSPDAAPGNMPTDRLRPRGPAAPADQTVPLGVPAPAAGGAAGPGATAGGSPRGRPVVRARSTSVQTAGGLSELSRGRGRWIAGALAAFGLAAGLILISLFQLTRDSSPPTAASTSAAAQATAAPPAAAQPTAVPTVPPPISSQLPAAQATVTTPPQPGIPTISAMLPTPPASVATPAPSPNAVGSPAPPLQILPPSLATAQTILTPVLPSIPGKPRTGEAPSTSADAPNAGATSPDSGAPATVTPADEGAPAEATPADAPRTSELCARLIQVSREAATRAGCRPSDNESGH
- a CDS encoding mandelate racemase/muconate lactonizing enzyme family protein — translated: MKITGVRTRLYEFTAARALGDANLPTGSNKANGLAVFLDTDEGLTGCITGSPAARGSIHSLAENLLVGQDPRGVRGLWKRMVDAVFKGGNRGAITSAISALDICLWDLKAKINSEPLWRTLGASVPKVKAYASGIDMNLTDVEITAFYSSLAARGVHAGKLKVGVDHDADERRLALMEEALATSKKRPLLMIDSNEYWSPKQAIRRISQLEERFDLTWVEEPARRWDYRGLRQVSRAIKAAVATGENLHEIGDFMALIDQEAVDIVQVGSNTSGITGAMYVADVAYGFELPVAVMNCPGNFMAHVAAALPNHSMMEVVEAGREVCFTVDQRIEDGYIVLGETPGIGMVFDEEKLKALEVESLTPGVTLGSWGRRRGGGLFVVPPEEQDDLHL